A stretch of the Uranotaenia lowii strain MFRU-FL chromosome 3, ASM2978415v1, whole genome shotgun sequence genome encodes the following:
- the LOC129755110 gene encoding G-box-binding factor-like isoform X2 produces MSNSNFSESETKVEENSLTTPLPPRGHVRIVDCLINMSSTRYVATVNALNMFDKLESSSLSPGKFQMVSVPPPTASNVSNFTVGTLNVTSSTVAIARPSLSPPPSTIVGNGTEEFVVLPGPEDVLLFNSTNGLYQQSVTLTARMYPIEATAAKSFWGLPTLIWAILIGTIVILIVILATLFFCCWLQPRTRKLLASSYYTGSTVSHNSIVPKSQTSDSNQLVMPLSIGICPPQYSAPPPPNNNSGNNTSGSNNNSNSVNNSPCNQHSNQQSCSGTTGVPCHPGSVGSSANSAGQHGKYSSSPQQQQQQQYSHQYHQQMQQQYQHHHQCIHHQQQQQQHQQSQQYHYAQMQQHQHPQQQCSQYGRQSPHQQSLQQYYNQQQQQQHQHQQITQYIHPSQQQALQQQQQREHQIQQHHYHHQQQQQQQQHNQQQQQQQTKLVHHKSMWAINPLYASSGVIHDSGSSRGRGSGGFEDDDDDDSGNTSYRTRSLPSWGKNKQRPLSNADDLDELYAKVNFSKKRRNRMRNDEAAIIALSRSRSQNLAAHPLADQDAVVIYDERTAL; encoded by the exons AtgtcaaacagcaattttagcGAAAGTGAAACAAAAGTGGAAGAAAACAGCTTAACGACACCACTACCACCACGTGGTCACGTCAGGATAGTGGACTGTCTAATCAATATGAGCTCGACCAGATATGTGGCAACAGTCAATGCGTTGAACATGTTCGACAAGCTGGAAAGTTCTTCCCTTTCCCCGGGAAAGTTTCAAATGGTTTCGGTTCCACCCCCGACGGCATCGAACGTATCGAATTTTACAGTCGGTACCCTGAACGTTACCTCATCGACGGTGGCCATTGCTCGGCCCAGTTTGTCCCCGCCCCCATCGACGATAGTCGGGAATGGAACAGAAGAGTTTGTTGTGCTGCCAG GGCCAGAGGACGTGCTGCTGTTCAACAGTACCAATGGTCTTTACCAGCAATCGGTGACGCTAACCGCCCGGATGTATCCGATTGAGGCCACTGCGGCGAAATCGTTCTGGGGCCTACCAACGCTGATCTGGGCGATCCTGATCGGGACCATTGTGATACTGATTGTGATCCTAGCGACACTCTTCTTCTGCTGCTGGCTACAGCCGAGAACGCGGAAGCTCCTGGCATCGAGCTACTACACCGGAAGTACTG tttcccACAACTCGATTGTGCCGAAATCGCAAACTAGTGATTCGAACCAACTAGTGATGCCCTTATCGATTGGCATCTGTCCACCTCAGTACAGTGCACCTCCTCCCCCGAATAACAACAGCGGCAACAACACCAGTggaagcaacaacaacagcaacagcgtCAACAACTCACCGTGCAATCAACACAGCAACCAGCAAAGCTGCAGCGGGACAACCGGAGTTCCATGTCATCCTGGCAGTGTCGGTAGCAGCGCCAATTCGGCCGGCCAACATGGCAAATACAGTAGCTcaccgcagcagcagcagcagcagcagtactCACACCAGTACCATCAACAGATGCAGCAACAGTATCAACATCATCACCAGTGCATACAccatcaacagcagcaacaacagcatcAACAATCACAGCAGTACCACTATGCCCAAATGCAGCAGCACCAGCACCCCCAGCAACAGTGTAGCCAATATGGCCGACAGAGTCCCCATCAGCAAAGTCTGCAGCAGTACTAcaaccagcagcaacagcag cagcatcaacatCAACAGATAACTCAGTACATACATCCCTCCCAGCAGCAGGCactgcagcagcaacaacagag AGAACATCAAATCCAACAGCATCACTACcaccatcagcagcaacagcaacagcaacaacataatcaacagcagcagcaacaacaaaccAAACTGGTGCATCACAAATCCATGTGGGCAATTAATCCACTGTACGCCTCTAGTGGAG TGATACATGATAGTGGCTCCAGTCGAGGGCGGGGCAGTGGAGGATTCGaggatgatgacgacgacgataGCGGAAATACGTCGTATCGGACCCGATCGTTACCCTCCTGGGGTAAGAACAAACAGAGGCCTCTCTCGAATGCCGACGATCTGGACGAGCTGTATGCAAAG
- the LOC129755110 gene encoding G-box-binding factor-like isoform X1: MSNSNFSESETKVEENSLTTPLPPRGHVRIVDCLINMSSTRYVATVNALNMFDKLESSSLSPGKFQMVSVPPPTASNVSNFTVGTLNVTSSTVAIARPSLSPPPSTIVGNGTEEFVVLPGPEDVLLFNSTNGLYQQSVTLTARMYPIEATAAKSFWGLPTLIWAILIGTIVILIVILATLFFCCWLQPRTRKLLASSYYTGSTVSHNSIVPKSQTSDSNQLVMPLSIGICPPQYSAPPPPNNNSGNNTSGSNNNSNSVNNSPCNQHSNQQSCSGTTGVPCHPGSVGSSANSAGQHGKYSSSPQQQQQQQYSHQYHQQMQQQYQHHHQCIHHQQQQQQHQQSQQYHYAQMQQHQHPQQQCSQYGRQSPHQQSLQQYYNQQQQQMHQQQHQQQQQHQHQQITQYIHPSQQQALQQQQQREHQIQQHHYHHQQQQQQQQHNQQQQQQQTKLVHHKSMWAINPLYASSGVIHDSGSSRGRGSGGFEDDDDDDSGNTSYRTRSLPSWGKNKQRPLSNADDLDELYAKVNFSKKRRNRMRNDEAAIIALSRSRSQNLAAHPLADQDAVVIYDERTAL, encoded by the exons AtgtcaaacagcaattttagcGAAAGTGAAACAAAAGTGGAAGAAAACAGCTTAACGACACCACTACCACCACGTGGTCACGTCAGGATAGTGGACTGTCTAATCAATATGAGCTCGACCAGATATGTGGCAACAGTCAATGCGTTGAACATGTTCGACAAGCTGGAAAGTTCTTCCCTTTCCCCGGGAAAGTTTCAAATGGTTTCGGTTCCACCCCCGACGGCATCGAACGTATCGAATTTTACAGTCGGTACCCTGAACGTTACCTCATCGACGGTGGCCATTGCTCGGCCCAGTTTGTCCCCGCCCCCATCGACGATAGTCGGGAATGGAACAGAAGAGTTTGTTGTGCTGCCAG GGCCAGAGGACGTGCTGCTGTTCAACAGTACCAATGGTCTTTACCAGCAATCGGTGACGCTAACCGCCCGGATGTATCCGATTGAGGCCACTGCGGCGAAATCGTTCTGGGGCCTACCAACGCTGATCTGGGCGATCCTGATCGGGACCATTGTGATACTGATTGTGATCCTAGCGACACTCTTCTTCTGCTGCTGGCTACAGCCGAGAACGCGGAAGCTCCTGGCATCGAGCTACTACACCGGAAGTACTG tttcccACAACTCGATTGTGCCGAAATCGCAAACTAGTGATTCGAACCAACTAGTGATGCCCTTATCGATTGGCATCTGTCCACCTCAGTACAGTGCACCTCCTCCCCCGAATAACAACAGCGGCAACAACACCAGTggaagcaacaacaacagcaacagcgtCAACAACTCACCGTGCAATCAACACAGCAACCAGCAAAGCTGCAGCGGGACAACCGGAGTTCCATGTCATCCTGGCAGTGTCGGTAGCAGCGCCAATTCGGCCGGCCAACATGGCAAATACAGTAGCTcaccgcagcagcagcagcagcagcagtactCACACCAGTACCATCAACAGATGCAGCAACAGTATCAACATCATCACCAGTGCATACAccatcaacagcagcaacaacagcatcAACAATCACAGCAGTACCACTATGCCCAAATGCAGCAGCACCAGCACCCCCAGCAACAGTGTAGCCAATATGGCCGACAGAGTCCCCATCAGCAAAGTCTGCAGCAGTACTAcaaccagcagcaacagcagatgcatcaacagcaacatcaacagcagcagcagcatcaacatCAACAGATAACTCAGTACATACATCCCTCCCAGCAGCAGGCactgcagcagcaacaacagag AGAACATCAAATCCAACAGCATCACTACcaccatcagcagcaacagcaacagcaacaacataatcaacagcagcagcaacaacaaaccAAACTGGTGCATCACAAATCCATGTGGGCAATTAATCCACTGTACGCCTCTAGTGGAG TGATACATGATAGTGGCTCCAGTCGAGGGCGGGGCAGTGGAGGATTCGaggatgatgacgacgacgataGCGGAAATACGTCGTATCGGACCCGATCGTTACCCTCCTGGGGTAAGAACAAACAGAGGCCTCTCTCGAATGCCGACGATCTGGACGAGCTGTATGCAAAG